GGATCGCCGGTGGCTGGTGGATGCTGGTGCACTCGCGGGACAGCTCCCGGATGAGCCTCTCCGGGATCGCGTTCGTGCTCGGCCTCGGCCCGCTGGTGCGGCCGGACCTGGCACTGGTGTCGATCGTGTTCCTGATCGCGCTGTGGCTGCTGCACCGGCCTTCCCGGAAGACCACGGTCGGGATGCTCGCCGTCGCGGGCGCGCTGCCGGTGGCCTACCAGGTCTTCCGCATGGGCTACTACGGCGTGCTCGTGCCGCTTCCCGCGATCAGCAAGGAAGCGTCCGGCTCGCACTGGCTGCGCGGCTTCTCCTACTTCTTCGACCTGTTCCTGACCTACGGGGCGCTGATCCCGGTCGGCATCGTGCTCTGGGTCGGCCTGCGGCGGCACTTCAACCGCGGCGACCGCATCCTCGTGTTCGCGCCGGTCATCGCGGGCGCCCTGTCGATGCTCTACGTCATCAAGGTCGGCGGCGACTTCATGCACGGCCGCATGCTCCTGCCCGGCCTCCTGCTGCTCATGCTGCCGTTCTTCTGCATGCCCCGACCGGCCAACCCGGAGCTGATGAAGTGGGCGAACGCGGCGCTCATCGGCTGGGCGCTGCTCGCCGCCGGGCTGCTGCGCCCCATCTACGCGCCTTTCTTCGGCCCGATGGGCGTCGCGGACGAGCGCAGTCACTACGTGCACGCCAACCACGTCGCCAACCCGATCTCGAAGCGCGACTACGTCGAGGCACAGGAGGAGAAGCGAGGCTGGGTCCGGACCGCCCAGGGGCAGCTGGTGTTCGCGCTGGAGAAGCCGCGGATGGAACCGCTGTCCCCTCGCCGCACGGAACGGGTCGCGCTCGTCTGGCCGGTGCTGGGCACCGCGGGCGCGCTCACCACGCTGGACGAGACCGTGGTGGACCCGATCGGCCTGTCCTACCCACTGGCCGCGCACCTGGAGCTGACCGACCGCGGTGGCCGGGTCGGGCACGAGAAGAAGCTGCCGCGGGTGTGGATCACCGCTGACTACGGCATGCCGACCAAGGAGAACGAGGCGGCACGGCGGGCGCTGTCCTGCGGAGCACTCGCCGAGCTCCAGGAGTCCGTGCGCGCCCCGATGACGTGGGAGCGTTTCGTGGACAACTTCCTCGGCTCCTTCAGCAGGACCGCGTTGCGGGTGCCTGCCGACCCGGTGGCCGCGGAGCGCCTGTTCTGCGGAGGCTGACGGGGGAGGCGTATACCCTCGGCGGTATGCGTCGAGCGCCCACGAGCAGGCTCCTGCGGGGAGTGCTGCTCGGGCTGCTCGTGGCCGGGCTCAGCTCGGGCGTGCTCGCGATGCACCAGATCCCGCACGCCGTCTCTGTTGCCCAGCACCAGCATTCGCCCCAGCACGGCGACGACCACGGGCCCGCGGACCCGGTGACGCACATGTGCGCCGGGCTGATCGTGGTGGTCGCCGGGCTCGGCGCGCTCGCCCTGGTCGCGCTCGTCCGGCGGGAGCCGGTCGTGCTCCCCCGCCCCTCGGTGCTGCGGTGGCTGCGCCGCCTGACCGGGCGCGCGCCGCCGCTTCGGCTGACGCTCGCGGAGTTGTGCGTACTGCGGTTGTGATCGGTTAGCCGGAGCGCGTGTCCCGGCACGCCCCGGACCCGGCCCACCGTCACGACTCCTCGAAAGAGAACAGATGAAGCTCAGGATTCTCGTGGCCGCCCTGGCCGCGTTCACCCTCGCCGCCTGCGGTCAGGCCGCACCGACGCACAACCAGGCGGACGTGGACTTCGCCACGGGCATGGTGCCGCACCACCGCCAGGCCGTGGAGATGGCCGACCTGATCCCCCAGCGCAGCGACAACCCGAAGCTGCGCTCGCTCGGCGAACGGGTTCGCGCCGCGCAGCAGCCGGAGATCGACACGATGACCGGCTGGCTCAAGCGCTGGGGTGCTCCGGAGCCCTCGGACCACTCCGGACACTCCGGGCACGGCATGGCGGGGATGATGATGCCGCAGCAGATGGCCGACCTGAAGGCGGCCAAGGGCATCGGCTTCGACAAGATGTGGCTGCGGATGATGATCGAGCACCACAAGGGCGCGCTGGAGATGGCGCGTACGGAGCTGGCCAAGGGCTCCGACGCGGAGGCGAAGAAGCTCGCCCAGTCGATCACCGACTCGCAGCAGAAGGAGATCGACGAGATGACGGCGCTGCTCGCGGAGCGCTGAGCCGGTAGGAGTGCCGCGGCGGGCGGTGACGGGCTACCGTCCGCCGCGGCCGGCTTCTAGTCGACCCAGTTGTCCAGGATCTTCTTGCGCAGTTCGGCCGGGTAGTTGGCCTCGAAAGCGGTGCTGCGCGGGCGTTCCGAGCCCTGCGGCAGCAACGAGTCGAACGCGAGCAGCGGCGCGAGATAGGTCTCCTGCTCCTCCTTGCCGTAGCAGACCATCAGCGCGTTGAACGACCGCTGCGGGATCACCACCTGGTCCTTCACCGGGTGCGTCCTGGTGGCGAAGCCCCACATCAGGTCCCGATGGTCGGTCACGTCCAGGTCGTCGTCGAGGACCATCACCTGGGAGAGCCAGATGACCACACGGGTGTCGCAGATGATCTCCGCGATGCGTTTGGTCAGCTCGCGCGAGGACGCGATGCCGGTGCGCTTCGGCCAGTCCTGCGGCACGGTCACCGCGAGCACGTGCAGGGCGCTCTCGGGAACCATCCAGGCGTTCGTCGCCGGGATCCCGTTCTTGCGCAAGGCGTTCAGGATGATCGCCGATGCGGGCACACCGACCGCGGTGTGGTCCTCGTCGACCGCCTTGCCCGCCGTCACCACGGGCAGGATCGCGTTGTCCCGGTGGGTGATCGCGGTGACGGTGCAGGTCGGCATCTGCCGCACGTGCACGCTCATGTAGCCGGGTGCCTCGCCCATCGGGCCCTCGGGCACCGTCTTCTCGAAGTCGATGTGCCCCTCGATGACGATCTCCGCGGTCGACGGCACCCGCAGGTCGACCGTCTTGCAGCGCACCAGTTCCACGGGCTTGCCGTAGTAGCCGCCGAGGAAGGACGCCTCGCTCACGCCGTCCGGCAGCGACATCGCCGAGGCGAACGGGATGCCCGGTTCCGCGCCCTGCACCAGGGCGAACGGCGCCTGCTTGCCCTGCTCGGCCCACTGCGCCGCGATCACGCCGAGGTGCTGGAAGAACGGCACGACCAGGGGCGCGAACCGCTTGCCGTCCACCAGCATCGCGCGGCTGATCGACCAGTTGACCCACTTGCCGTCCGGGGTGCCGACGACGAAGGTTCCCCAGGTGTTCAGGTACGGGCCGCCGTCACCGTCGTGCAGCAACGGAACCGGGATCTTGGTGAGGTCGGCCTCCGCACCGAGCAGCACGTTCTGCTGACAGGGTCCACTGTGGACCGTCACGGGCTCGATCGGCTTGAGGTCGTGCGCCCTTGCCAGCGCCTCCACCATGGCCAGCGGGTGGGTCTCCGGCCGGAAGCCCAGCGACAGCGCCACCCTGGCGTAGCGCGCGCTGGGCAACGAGCTGAGCGCGGCGGGTGCTCCGAGGACCCGGAAACCCCTGCGGTGGCCCTTGATCCGGTTGAAGAGCACGGCGGGACCGCTGATCTCGGTGGTGCGCCGGGTGATCGCGCCGATCTCCAGGTGGGTGTCCACCTCGCGGTTGATCTCCCGGAGGTCCCCGAGCGCGTTCAGCGCGTCCAGGTACTCGCGCAGGCTGCCGAGGCGCCGCTTGGCGTCGGCCGCGCGCGGGTCCCACTTCGGCGGCGCCGCGGCGGCGCTCTGCGCGGTGATCCCGGCCAGGCTCGCGCCGACCGAGCCCGCTGCGAGCAGGCCGCCGCGCCAGAGCAGCCCTCTGCGGGAGATCCCGTTGCCAGACATGGCCCTACTCCTTGTACGAGAAGCCGTTGGTGAGCAGCCGCTGCGCCTTCGCGTCGGCCGTACCGGTCCAGCGCGCCGCGTTCGGGAGGTCGAGCCCGAACTGGTCGAGGATCCGGGCCACCGTGTGGTCGATGACGTCGTCGAGGCTGTGCGGGGCGTTGTAGAACGCCGGAACCGGTGGGAACACCGTCGCCCCCGCCTGGGTCACGCCGAGCATGTTCTCCAGGTGGATCGTGCTCAGCGGGGTCTCGCGGACCACGAGCACCAGGCGGCGGCGCTCCTTGAGCACCACGTCCGCCGCGCGGCTGACCAGCCCCTCGCCGGTGCCGTGCCGGATGGTGGCCAGGGTCTTGGTGGTGCAGGGGACCACCACCATCCCGTCGGTGCGGAACGAGCCGCTGGAGATCGGCGCCGCCTGGTCGTCGGCCGAGTGCACGGCGGTCGCCAGCTCGCGCACCTCGCGCACGGACCAGCTGGTCTCCAGCTCGATCGTGGCGCGGGCCCACTTGCTCAGCACCAGGTGCGTCTCGACGCCCAGCTCCCGCAGCCCGAGCAGCACGCGGATGCCGAGCTCGGCACCGGTGGCTCCGGTCATCCCCACTACCAGGCGCATCATGGCCTCCGCGGTTTTTTACAATGCGACTGCATGGTATAGATCCGCACATCTTTTCGGAAGGGGTCGAACGTTTCCCGGCACGGGCGCGGGCGAGGGCGGCGCATATACTTCGCCGCGTCATGCGCAGCGAACTCCTGGAACACCTGCGGTGTCCGCATTGCGGAGCGCCACTCGCGGCGGCTGGGAACACCGTGTCCTGCGCTGGCGGACACAGCTTCGACATCGCCAAGCAGGGCTATCTGAGCCTGCTCGCGGGCGGTCACTCCTACCGCGTCGACACGGCCGAGATGGTCGCGGCGCGGGACGCCTTCCTCGGCGCGGGCCACTACGCCCCGATCTCCGACGCGCTCGCGAAAGCGGCACGAGCGCCGCTGCCGCCGGGGTGCGTGCTCGACATCGGCGGCGGTACGGGCCACTACCTCCGCGCGGTGCTCGACGTCCTGCCGGACCGCGACGGCATCGTGCTCGACCTGTCCAAGTTCGCGGCACGGCGCGCCGCCAAGGCGCACGCCCGGATCGGAGCCGTCGTCGCCGACGCCTGGCGCGAGCTGCCGGTCAACGACGGTGCGGCGGCCCTGGTGCTCAACGTCTTCGCCCCGCGCAACGGCCCCGAACTGCGCCGGGTCCTCCACCCGGACGGCGAACTGGTGGTGGTCACCCCCACTTCGGCCCACCTCGGCTCCCTGGTGCGCGAGCTGGACCTGCTGACGGTGGACGAGCGCAAGGACGAGCGGCTGCACCAGGCGCTGGACCCGTACTTCACCCCGCTCGGCCGGGAGTCCGTCGAGTACTCCCTCGCGCCGGGCCGCGACGCGCTGGCCCAGCTCGTGGGCATGGGGCCGAGCGCGTGGTCGGCCAAGACGATCACTCTGCCCGAGGACTTCAAGACCACCGTGTCGGTGTCGCTGACCCGCTACCGCCCGAAGCCCAAGTGAAGGATCCCCATGCTGTCCATTCCTCAGAAAATCGCCGATGAGCTCGGGGTTCGCGAGCGGCAGGTGATCGCGGCGGTCGAGCTGCTCGACGGCGGCTCGACCGTGCCGTTCATCGCCCGGTACCGCAAGGAGGTCACCGGGGAGCTCGACGACGCGCAGCTGCGCACGCTGGAGGAGCGCCTCGGCTACCTGCGGGAGCTGGAGGAACGGCGGAGGGCGGTGCTGGAGTCCATCGACTCGCAGGGCAAGCTCGACGACGCGCTGCGTGCGCAGATCCTGGCCGCGGACTCCAAGGCCCGCCTCGAGGACATC
The window above is part of the Allokutzneria albata genome. Proteins encoded here:
- a CDS encoding DUF305 domain-containing protein, with protein sequence MKLRILVAALAAFTLAACGQAAPTHNQADVDFATGMVPHHRQAVEMADLIPQRSDNPKLRSLGERVRAAQQPEIDTMTGWLKRWGAPEPSDHSGHSGHGMAGMMMPQQMADLKAAKGIGFDKMWLRMMIEHHKGALEMARTELAKGSDAEAKKLAQSITDSQQKEIDEMTALLAER
- a CDS encoding UbiD family decarboxylase is translated as MSGNGISRRGLLWRGGLLAAGSVGASLAGITAQSAAAAPPKWDPRAADAKRRLGSLREYLDALNALGDLREINREVDTHLEIGAITRRTTEISGPAVLFNRIKGHRRGFRVLGAPAALSSLPSARYARVALSLGFRPETHPLAMVEALARAHDLKPIEPVTVHSGPCQQNVLLGAEADLTKIPVPLLHDGDGGPYLNTWGTFVVGTPDGKWVNWSISRAMLVDGKRFAPLVVPFFQHLGVIAAQWAEQGKQAPFALVQGAEPGIPFASAMSLPDGVSEASFLGGYYGKPVELVRCKTVDLRVPSTAEIVIEGHIDFEKTVPEGPMGEAPGYMSVHVRQMPTCTVTAITHRDNAILPVVTAGKAVDEDHTAVGVPASAIILNALRKNGIPATNAWMVPESALHVLAVTVPQDWPKRTGIASSRELTKRIAEIICDTRVVIWLSQVMVLDDDLDVTDHRDLMWGFATRTHPVKDQVVIPQRSFNALMVCYGKEEQETYLAPLLAFDSLLPQGSERPRSTAFEANYPAELRKKILDNWVD
- a CDS encoding UbiX family flavin prenyltransferase; protein product: MRLVVGMTGATGAELGIRVLLGLRELGVETHLVLSKWARATIELETSWSVREVRELATAVHSADDQAAPISSGSFRTDGMVVVPCTTKTLATIRHGTGEGLVSRAADVVLKERRRLVLVVRETPLSTIHLENMLGVTQAGATVFPPVPAFYNAPHSLDDVIDHTVARILDQFGLDLPNAARWTGTADAKAQRLLTNGFSYKE
- a CDS encoding putative RNA methyltransferase translates to MRSELLEHLRCPHCGAPLAAAGNTVSCAGGHSFDIAKQGYLSLLAGGHSYRVDTAEMVAARDAFLGAGHYAPISDALAKAARAPLPPGCVLDIGGGTGHYLRAVLDVLPDRDGIVLDLSKFAARRAAKAHARIGAVVADAWRELPVNDGAAALVLNVFAPRNGPELRRVLHPDGELVVVTPTSAHLGSLVRELDLLTVDERKDERLHQALDPYFTPLGRESVEYSLAPGRDALAQLVGMGPSAWSAKTITLPEDFKTTVSVSLTRYRPKPK